The Oscillospiraceae bacterium genome contains a region encoding:
- the fucO gene encoding lactaldehyde reductase — translation MANRIVLNTISYHGKGAVENIVPELTARGYQKAFVCSDPDLIKFGVTKKVTDLLDAAGFAYSVYSEIKPNPTIENVQHGVEAFKTSGADCIVAIGGGSSMDTAKAVGIIAENPEFADVRSLEGVAPTKKHAVFTIAVPTTAGTAAEVTINYVITDVEKKRKFVCVDTNDIPEIAVVDPDMMSSMPKGLTAATGMDALTHAIEGYITKAAWEMTDMFHLEAIRLIGENLRAAVENTPAGREGMALAQYIAGQGFSNVGLGIVHSMAHSLGAVYDTPHGVANAILLPAIMEYNAPCTGEKYREIARAMGVQGVDAMSQEEYRKAAVAAVKQLAADVGIPADLKAIVKPEDLQFLAESAYADACRPGNPRDTSVEEIKALYESLL, via the coding sequence ATGGCAAACCGCATTGTTTTGAACACCATTTCTTACCACGGCAAGGGGGCCGTGGAGAACATTGTTCCCGAGCTGACCGCCCGCGGCTATCAAAAGGCGTTTGTCTGCTCTGACCCGGACCTGATCAAATTCGGCGTGACCAAAAAAGTGACCGACCTGCTGGACGCCGCCGGCTTTGCCTACAGCGTGTACAGCGAAATCAAACCCAACCCCACCATTGAGAACGTGCAGCACGGCGTGGAGGCCTTCAAGACCAGCGGCGCGGACTGCATTGTGGCCATTGGCGGCGGTTCCTCCATGGATACCGCAAAGGCGGTGGGCATTATTGCCGAGAACCCCGAGTTTGCCGACGTGCGCAGCCTGGAGGGCGTGGCCCCCACCAAAAAGCACGCGGTGTTCACCATTGCGGTGCCCACCACCGCCGGCACCGCCGCCGAGGTGACCATCAACTATGTGATCACCGACGTGGAGAAAAAACGCAAATTCGTGTGCGTGGACACCAACGATATCCCCGAGATCGCCGTGGTGGACCCGGATATGATGAGCAGCATGCCCAAAGGGCTGACCGCCGCGACCGGGATGGACGCGCTGACCCACGCCATTGAGGGCTACATCACCAAGGCCGCCTGGGAGATGACCGACATGTTCCATCTGGAGGCCATCCGGCTGATCGGTGAGAACCTGCGCGCCGCGGTGGAAAACACCCCCGCCGGCCGCGAGGGCATGGCGCTGGCCCAGTATATTGCGGGGCAGGGCTTCTCCAACGTGGGGCTGGGCATTGTGCACAGCATGGCCCACAGCCTGGGCGCGGTATACGACACCCCGCACGGTGTGGCGAACGCCATCCTGCTGCCCGCGATCATGGAGTACAACGCCCCCTGCACCGGCGAAAAGTACCGCGAGATCGCCCGCGCCATGGGCGTTCAGGGTGTGGACGCCATGAGCCAGGAGGAGTACCGCAAGGCCGCGGTGGCCGCGGTGAAGCAGCTGGCCGCCGACGTGGGCATCCCCGCCGACCTGAAGGCAATTGTGAAGCCGGAGGACCTGCAGTTTTTGGCGGAGAGCGCGTACGCCGACGCCTGCCGCCCGGGCAACCCCCGCGACACCAGCGTGGAGGAGATCAAGGCCCTGTATGAGAGCCTGCTGTAA